A stretch of the Planktothricoides raciborskii GIHE-MW2 genome encodes the following:
- a CDS encoding sulfotransferase, with translation MTKQLQLKLPPLGPNLVGATGGSGTRVVTRILRAGGMYVGTNLNRAEDAMYFQSYLDDWINPFISRTCFSDSREIEREMIHNLEAPLSKYLEDFQAEEPQPWGWKNGRSMYLFPFFHHLFPRMKFLHIIRDGRDMAYSKNQNQLRKHGSLFLSSTEQEQWSSPVQSIALWSRINFLVAEYGEKNLPGQYLRIRFEDLCTAPVATIFQIFEFFGLQGNAEAITKDEVSPPDSIGRWRNEDMPTLELLHQVGGTALRKFGYGITAEFQQQDNRENKLSFYLPSNSVPELLEFPERLQNIHSQLKKSRDWLALIRTNLNSSSGG, from the coding sequence ATGACAAAGCAATTGCAGCTAAAACTTCCCCCCTTGGGGCCAAATTTGGTGGGCGCTACGGGCGGTTCTGGTACTCGCGTGGTGACGAGAATTTTGCGTGCTGGCGGGATGTATGTTGGCACGAATTTAAATAGGGCTGAAGACGCGATGTATTTTCAGAGTTACTTAGACGATTGGATCAACCCCTTTATCTCTCGAACTTGCTTTAGTGACTCAAGGGAGATCGAAAGAGAAATGATTCACAATTTGGAAGCCCCTTTGAGCAAATATTTAGAAGACTTCCAGGCGGAAGAACCCCAGCCGTGGGGATGGAAAAATGGTCGTAGTATGTATTTGTTTCCTTTTTTTCATCACCTGTTCCCCCGGATGAAGTTCCTGCATATAATTCGGGACGGGCGAGATATGGCTTATTCAAAAAATCAAAATCAGCTTCGTAAACATGGCAGCCTGTTTTTGTCTTCTACGGAGCAGGAGCAATGGTCTAGTCCCGTCCAATCGATCGCCTTGTGGAGTCGCATCAATTTTTTGGTGGCAGAATATGGGGAGAAAAATCTGCCCGGTCAATATCTGCGGATTCGCTTTGAGGATTTATGTACGGCTCCCGTAGCAACTATTTTTCAGATTTTTGAGTTTTTCGGTCTTCAAGGCAATGCTGAAGCAATTACCAAGGATGAAGTTTCTCCTCCTGATAGTATCGGACGGTGGCGCAATGAAGATATGCCTACTTTAGAACTTTTGCATCAGGTGGGAGGAACAGCACTCAGAAAGTTTGGCTACGGGATTACTGCCGAGTTTCAGCAACAAGACAACAGGGAAAATAAATTGAGTTTTTACCTGCCCTCCAACTCGGTTCCAGAGTTGCTAGAATTTCCAGAACGCTTACAAAACATTCATTCTCAATTAAAAAAATCGCGCGATTGGCTCGCTCTTATTCGCACCAACTTAAACTCATCGTCAGGAGGCTGA
- a CDS encoding sulfatase-like hydrolase/transferase, with protein sequence MKNIPNFMIIGAQKCGTTSLYNYLTAHPQVVPAKQKEIQFFNNSFEKQVDWYLKQFPSIDYDKNLITGEASPYYIFHPHVPQRLYRLFPETKLIVLLRNPVERAISHYYMELSRGNEYLSLAEAIAKESDRVDLELAKLESDPSYYSIAHRRYSYLSRGLYREQLQRWFDWFPQKQFLILKSEDLFAHPAAIVSQVFKFLELPEYELPEYRRYMAGNYGQIDRGIKAALSEYFRPHNRQLEQYLGREFNWDTDNWDSGSESVNNPDPIQAKQELCQKLAALSEVSPEQIRTEIAPWQRLEIPNSPKPKRKKPNILLLMSDQHREDAMGCSGGWVRTPNLDRLAAEGIRFSNCITTSPVCIPTRLSLATGWYPHNTGIWANCNHTLSPDSRTWMQVIRAQGYRTALFGKTHWHSQKSDLRDGLPLLDAYGFDKAIEVSGPWGNTSIRSQMTDEWEAAGLWQAYKDDFAERFRFCPQMVRPSPLGLYYYYDVWVARQACHYLESYSGEEPWFCWVSFPGPHEPWDAPEPYATLYDPADMPVPAPIPTMEPNRPTGWFDEQIANPRVVLEKSDPPQMRGNYAGNVTLIDDQIGEILGVIQRRGELENTIIVYISDHGEMNGDCGLTYKSNFMKGSVQVPLLIRTPETLESVAGSVYPHPVELLDVGPTLVALAGGTLDYPQFGKSLVPVLRDTNQLHREDALSEIRQEVMLLQSRWKVALNKQGRVYLLFDLENDPQETTNLAGRSDMMKISAELRYRILERIKQSQVQSEI encoded by the coding sequence ATGAAAAATATCCCCAATTTTATGATTATCGGCGCCCAAAAATGTGGCACCACTTCACTCTATAATTATTTGACGGCCCATCCTCAAGTTGTCCCGGCGAAACAAAAAGAGATTCAGTTTTTTAATAATTCTTTTGAAAAACAAGTGGATTGGTATTTAAAACAATTTCCTTCCATTGACTACGACAAAAATTTGATCACAGGAGAAGCCAGTCCTTACTATATTTTTCATCCTCATGTCCCCCAACGACTCTATCGCCTTTTTCCCGAAACTAAACTCATCGTTTTGCTGAGAAATCCAGTGGAGCGAGCGATTTCCCACTACTACATGGAACTGAGTCGAGGGAACGAATATCTTTCCTTGGCAGAGGCGATCGCCAAAGAAAGCGATCGCGTTGACCTGGAACTGGCTAAACTCGAATCCGACCCCAGCTATTACAGCATCGCTCATCGAAGGTATAGCTATCTCAGTCGCGGACTCTACCGAGAACAACTGCAACGCTGGTTCGATTGGTTTCCTCAAAAGCAATTTTTAATTTTAAAGAGCGAAGACTTATTTGCCCATCCAGCAGCCATTGTTAGTCAGGTCTTTAAATTTTTGGAATTGCCCGAGTATGAACTACCGGAATACCGCCGATATATGGCTGGCAACTACGGTCAAATAGACCGAGGGATTAAAGCCGCCCTCTCAGAGTATTTTCGACCCCATAACCGCCAGTTAGAACAATATCTAGGTAGGGAATTTAATTGGGATACTGATAATTGGGATTCTGGCAGCGAGTCGGTCAATAACCCCGACCCCATCCAAGCCAAACAAGAACTTTGTCAGAAATTAGCTGCCCTATCCGAAGTATCGCCAGAGCAAATTCGCACGGAAATTGCCCCCTGGCAAAGGCTAGAAATTCCCAACTCGCCTAAACCCAAACGCAAAAAACCCAACATCCTACTGCTGATGAGCGACCAACATCGCGAGGATGCGATGGGTTGTAGCGGCGGTTGGGTTCGCACGCCGAACCTCGATCGCCTTGCGGCAGAAGGCATCCGCTTTAGTAACTGCATTACCACCTCCCCAGTCTGCATCCCCACCCGCCTCAGTCTGGCGACGGGCTGGTATCCTCACAATACGGGCATCTGGGCTAACTGCAACCACACCTTATCGCCGGATAGCCGCACCTGGATGCAGGTCATTCGCGCCCAAGGCTATCGCACGGCGCTCTTTGGCAAGACTCACTGGCACTCGCAAAAAAGCGACCTGCGCGATGGCCTTCCACTCCTGGACGCCTACGGTTTTGACAAGGCGATCGAAGTATCAGGCCCCTGGGGTAACACTTCGATCCGCAGCCAGATGACCGATGAATGGGAAGCGGCAGGTCTGTGGCAAGCCTACAAAGATGACTTTGCCGAACGCTTTCGCTTCTGCCCGCAAATGGTCCGTCCCTCCCCTTTAGGCTTATACTACTACTACGATGTGTGGGTCGCTCGCCAAGCCTGCCACTATTTAGAAAGCTATAGTGGCGAGGAGCCTTGGTTTTGCTGGGTGAGTTTCCCCGGTCCCCACGAACCTTGGGACGCGCCGGAGCCTTACGCCACCCTGTACGATCCTGCTGATATGCCCGTCCCCGCACCGATTCCCACTATGGAACCAAACCGGCCCACTGGTTGGTTCGACGAACAAATTGCCAATCCTCGAGTGGTTTTGGAGAAGTCCGATCCGCCTCAAATGCGTGGGAATTACGCAGGCAATGTGACTTTGATCGACGACCAAATTGGTGAAATCCTCGGGGTTATCCAAAGACGGGGAGAGTTGGAAAATACAATTATTGTTTATATTTCTGACCACGGGGAGATGAATGGGGACTGCGGTTTGACCTACAAGAGCAACTTTATGAAGGGATCGGTGCAAGTTCCCCTGTTGATTCGCACCCCAGAAACCTTGGAAAGCGTTGCCGGTTCTGTTTATCCCCACCCAGTAGAATTGCTGGATGTGGGGCCTACCCTAGTAGCATTGGCTGGGGGAACCTTAGACTACCCGCAATTTGGCAAATCCCTCGTGCCGGTTTTGAGAGATACGAATCAATTACATCGGGAAGATGCGCTTTCGGAAATTAGACAAGAGGTAATGCTACTCCAGAGTCGTTGGAAAGTAGCCCTCAACAAACAAGGCAGGGTCTATCTCCTGTTTGACCTCGAAAATGACCCCCAAGAAACGACGAACTTGGCTGGTCGCTCGGATATGATGAAAATTTCTGCCGAACTTCGTTACCGAATTTTAGAGCGAATTAAACAATCCCAAGTTCAATCCGAAATCTAA
- a CDS encoding glycosyltransferase family 92 protein, giving the protein MKNEAPYLREWIEFYKLVGVERFYLYNNESTDNTVELLQPYIRSGEVVLEHCPTSMRQVNNAYNHCLEYYGSESEWIAFIDIDEFLFPTNEDNLKTILDDYLEYPGLLVNWCCFGSSGHQTKPKGLTIENYTHRANSSCATSRTFKSIVKPSCVQACITPHNFLYFTGRKLKPVTENKIAFTQVGPRDHQTLTSSWQKIRINHYIIRSREEFIAKRSRGSALFNFARYTGDFFERHDRNAVEEDLTIQRFLPQLKQPFQNKLQNI; this is encoded by the coding sequence ATGAAAAATGAAGCTCCCTATTTGAGAGAGTGGATAGAATTTTATAAACTTGTCGGAGTAGAACGATTTTATCTATATAACAACGAAAGTACAGATAATACAGTAGAGTTATTACAGCCTTATATTCGTTCGGGTGAAGTAGTTCTGGAACATTGTCCTACATCAATGAGACAGGTTAATAATGCCTATAACCACTGTCTGGAATATTATGGATCTGAATCGGAATGGATTGCTTTTATCGATATCGATGAATTTTTATTTCCCACTAATGAGGATAACTTAAAAACCATCCTGGATGATTATCTTGAATACCCGGGTTTGCTGGTGAACTGGTGTTGCTTTGGCAGTTCTGGACATCAAACTAAACCAAAAGGGTTGACAATCGAAAACTATACACACCGCGCCAACTCTAGCTGTGCAACAAGTCGAACTTTCAAATCTATTGTGAAACCGAGTTGCGTCCAAGCCTGTATAACCCCTCATAATTTTTTATATTTTACCGGCAGAAAACTCAAACCAGTTACCGAAAACAAGATTGCCTTTACACAGGTAGGACCAAGAGACCACCAAACCTTAACGAGTTCGTGGCAAAAAATTAGGATAAATCACTATATCATTCGTTCCAGGGAAGAGTTTATCGCTAAAAGGAGCAGAGGATCGGCTCTCTTTAACTTCGCTCGATATACAGGAGATTTTTTTGAAAGACACGATCGCAATGCAGTTGAGGAAGATTTAACCATTCAAAGATTTCTGCCCCAGTTGAAGCAACCTTTCCAAAATAAATTACAAAATATTTGA
- a CDS encoding class I SAM-dependent methyltransferase — MAKIEEIQADLERSQLRLAEIRANLQPIDPISEISKYMEDFEKIQGSFHRNYVPVYFCINYYQEKHGIRGNLAEIGISRGKSFIPLSSLCKPGELALAVDIFASPKPDYDGVIGDYNIFLDNIRKYLPGQLDSIKILQVNSEKCTSQDYLNKVKGKKMRIFSVDGCHTSEATEIDLRNAYNCLEKGGVIILDDYFHAGRPGVSEGFHRFLFKDNPDLKAFFIGWNKMLLTHSSHAEGYMSALRESISNLIQKEFLGSPVMIIPPPKINWIS, encoded by the coding sequence GTGGCAAAGATAGAAGAAATTCAGGCCGACTTAGAGCGATCGCAGCTTCGATTAGCAGAAATTAGAGCAAATTTACAACCGATAGATCCGATATCGGAAATCTCCAAGTATATGGAGGATTTTGAGAAAATTCAGGGATCGTTTCATCGAAATTATGTTCCGGTCTATTTTTGCATAAATTATTATCAGGAAAAACACGGAATCAGAGGCAACTTAGCGGAAATAGGAATATCTCGTGGGAAAAGCTTTATACCTCTTAGCTCTCTGTGTAAGCCTGGTGAATTAGCTTTAGCTGTTGATATTTTTGCGTCTCCCAAACCAGATTACGACGGTGTAATAGGTGATTATAATATTTTTTTAGACAACATCAGAAAATATTTACCCGGCCAATTAGATTCTATAAAAATATTGCAGGTAAACTCAGAAAAATGTACGTCCCAAGATTACCTCAATAAAGTAAAGGGAAAAAAAATGCGGATTTTTAGCGTTGACGGTTGTCATACCAGTGAGGCAACTGAAATTGACCTAAGAAATGCCTACAATTGCTTAGAAAAAGGAGGTGTGATTATTTTAGATGACTATTTTCATGCAGGGAGACCGGGTGTTTCAGAAGGTTTTCATAGATTTCTCTTCAAAGATAATCCAGACCTTAAAGCTTTTTTTATAGGATGGAATAAAATGCTGTTAACTCATTCTTCCCATGCTGAGGGATATATGTCTGCATTAAGGGAATCTATTTCTAACCTTATTCAAAAGGAGTTTTTAGGCTCGCCTGTAATGATAATTCCACCGCCCAAAATAAATTGGATATCATAA
- a CDS encoding FAD-binding oxidoreductase: protein MTLTEKILGQLPGNVFAGLQRADNLWRSLRENSSPSQGAIHQAPEPLDSVEWDVVICGGTLGIFIGTALAVQGWRVALLERGELRGRDQEWNISRQELTVLSELSLLTDQELAEAIASEYNPARIKFTDSPEFWVRDILNLGVDPVYLLEALKSRFLAAGGQLFTQTAFSGAVIHPNGVLVQATVSPGQPSGAGGAGGSAYFAKKAENPLGKTFTSRLILDVMGHFSPIVRQVRQGQKPDGVCLVVGTCAKGFSRNDTGDLMVSFTPIAHQCQYFWEAFPAKDGRTTYLFTYLDADPKRITLADLFEDYFRLLPEYQNVSLDQLEFVRALFGFFPSYRQSPLRSPWDRLLFVGDSSGAQSPLSFGGFGAMLRHLKRLSQGINDALKNDLLSQKSLGELMPYQPNLSVTWLFQRAMMVPVEQKIAPNQINQLLSGVFQGMADLGDPVLKPFLQDVVQFSGLSKTLWKTSITQPGLVFKIIPQVGLPPLVNWMQHYINLGIYTALCPVGQAINSWVNRLPLSQQYEWRRRIDAWTYGSGLDTIDN, encoded by the coding sequence ATGACCCTCACAGAAAAAATTCTCGGTCAACTCCCCGGTAATGTATTCGCCGGACTGCAACGGGCTGATAATTTGTGGCGATCGCTTCGGGAAAATTCCTCCCCTAGTCAGGGGGCGATCCATCAAGCCCCAGAACCCCTAGACTCTGTAGAGTGGGATGTGGTGATTTGTGGAGGCACTTTAGGGATTTTTATTGGCACCGCTTTGGCGGTACAAGGTTGGCGAGTCGCCCTGCTGGAACGGGGAGAGTTGCGGGGACGAGATCAAGAATGGAATATCTCTCGCCAAGAGTTAACAGTGTTGTCAGAACTCAGCCTGCTCACCGATCAAGAACTGGCAGAGGCGATCGCCAGTGAATATAACCCTGCCCGGATTAAATTTACCGATAGCCCAGAATTTTGGGTCAGAGATATCCTCAACCTGGGGGTAGATCCGGTCTATCTCCTAGAAGCCCTTAAATCTCGCTTTCTGGCTGCGGGCGGTCAACTTTTTACCCAAACCGCTTTTTCCGGTGCCGTGATTCATCCTAATGGCGTACTCGTCCAAGCAACGGTTTCCCCAGGGCAACCGTCAGGGGCTGGAGGGGCTGGGGGATCGGCGTACTTCGCGAAAAAAGCCGAAAATCCTCTCGGCAAAACTTTTACCAGCCGCTTAATCCTTGATGTCATGGGACATTTTTCCCCTATTGTCCGGCAAGTACGCCAAGGGCAAAAACCCGATGGCGTTTGTTTAGTCGTCGGCACTTGTGCCAAAGGGTTTAGTCGGAATGATACCGGGGATTTAATGGTATCGTTTACCCCGATCGCCCATCAATGCCAGTATTTTTGGGAAGCATTCCCCGCCAAAGATGGGCGAACCACTTATTTATTTACTTATCTCGACGCTGACCCCAAACGAATCACCTTGGCGGATTTATTTGAAGACTATTTTCGCCTATTGCCAGAGTACCAAAATGTTTCCTTAGATCAACTGGAATTTGTCCGCGCCTTGTTTGGATTTTTCCCCTCCTATCGCCAAAGTCCCCTGCGATCGCCCTGGGATCGGTTACTGTTTGTCGGGGATAGTAGTGGCGCACAATCTCCGTTGAGTTTTGGCGGATTTGGCGCAATGTTGCGTCACTTAAAACGTCTTAGCCAGGGAATCAATGATGCTCTAAAAAACGATTTGCTTTCTCAAAAGTCCCTAGGGGAATTAATGCCCTACCAACCCAATCTTTCCGTAACATGGTTATTTCAACGGGCGATGATGGTGCCGGTGGAACAAAAAATTGCCCCGAATCAAATTAACCAGTTACTTTCTGGAGTATTTCAAGGAATGGCTGACCTGGGAGATCCGGTGCTCAAACCTTTTTTACAAGATGTAGTTCAATTTAGCGGACTGTCGAAAACCTTATGGAAAACGTCTATTACCCAACCGGGATTAGTATTCAAAATTATTCCCCAAGTTGGACTACCGCCTTTAGTCAACTGGATGCAACATTATATTAACCTAGGAATTTATACAGCTTTATGTCCGGTCGGTCAAGCAATAAATTCCTGGGTCAACCGTTTGCCCCTTTCCCAACAGTATGAATGGCGAAGACGGATCGATGCTTGGACTTATGGTTCAGGCTTGGACACAATTGATAATTGA
- a CDS encoding ATP-binding protein, whose product MDLKSHRFILYFQEEQATELCQVATVRSFQDGMLVFEENEIPDSLYLVLAGEVEFSKSLGPNQYQTIAWSHPNDFFGEFGVLDGQPRSARAICRGETVLAKIPCDQLMNILERTPGNVVMKLFSHVIQYLRITTDQYVHEIMHKQKMALIGEMVNAIVHDFKSPFTGIQLSSSMIRDIHQDDEETQEWCYLIETQVTRMLGMAEELLEFTRGTSTLQKKPVNLSEILAKFERLNRIYLKDAKVDFVVAGVDEIVLWADENKLIRVLQNLIVNAVDAFDGKGGIIEVTASEENQWVSLKITDNGPGIPPEIQDRLFDAFVTYGKRGGTGLGTAIVRSIINAHGGDISFTSNSAGTTFLIRLPQSETQRESLVNSVNSVNSSTVIKENHPLSTVNH is encoded by the coding sequence ATGGACTTAAAATCACATAGATTTATTTTGTATTTTCAAGAAGAACAAGCTACCGAACTTTGTCAGGTCGCTACGGTAAGAAGCTTTCAAGATGGAATGCTAGTTTTTGAAGAAAATGAAATCCCAGATAGCTTATACCTGGTATTAGCGGGTGAAGTCGAATTTAGCAAATCCCTTGGACCAAATCAGTACCAAACGATTGCTTGGTCGCATCCCAACGATTTTTTTGGTGAATTTGGGGTACTAGATGGACAACCTCGGAGTGCTAGGGCTATTTGTAGAGGTGAAACTGTATTGGCCAAAATACCCTGCGATCAACTCATGAATATTTTGGAGCGAACCCCCGGTAATGTAGTGATGAAATTATTTTCTCACGTTATTCAATATCTGCGGATTACCACCGATCAATATGTGCATGAAATTATGCACAAACAAAAAATGGCGTTAATTGGAGAAATGGTCAACGCCATTGTCCATGATTTTAAAAGCCCTTTTACGGGAATTCAGTTATCCAGTTCTATGATTAGAGATATTCATCAAGATGATGAAGAAACCCAGGAATGGTGCTATTTAATTGAAACCCAAGTTACCCGAATGTTGGGCATGGCAGAAGAATTATTAGAATTTACGCGGGGAACTTCCACCTTACAAAAAAAACCCGTAAATTTATCGGAAATATTAGCCAAGTTTGAAAGGCTGAATCGGATTTATTTAAAAGATGCCAAGGTGGATTTTGTGGTGGCTGGAGTTGATGAAATTGTTTTGTGGGCAGATGAAAATAAATTAATCCGGGTGTTGCAAAATTTAATCGTCAATGCGGTAGATGCTTTTGACGGTAAAGGAGGTATAATTGAAGTTACTGCCAGCGAAGAAAATCAATGGGTTAGTTTAAAAATTACCGATAATGGGCCGGGAATTCCCCCGGAAATTCAAGATCGCTTATTTGATGCATTTGTCACTTATGGTAAACGCGGGGGGACTGGCTTGGGAACCGCGATCGTCCGTTCAATTATTAATGCTCATGGTGGGGATATTTCCTTTACATCTAATTCCGCCGGCACAACTTTTTTGATTCGGTTGCCCCAATCAGAAACCCAAAGAGAAAGTTTAGTTAATTCAGTTAATTCAGTTAATTCATCAACTGTCATCAAGGAAAATCATCCCCTATCAACCGTTAATCATTAA
- a CDS encoding Hsp70 family protein, whose product MAENNAGYNAGYNIGLDFGTTNSIISYLGTTGELEAFQYGGPNGHKYIPSFITYEDNFIEIGTAARTTAANHPTVESYGNFKMRLPIVEPELLTLSDRADSNRTAVSVTSDYLRELLISPENPYSFMTQQGRIARLVVSVPEIWQRDIYNRGRESLQKLIQDLGLPLTQLVSEPVAAAAYYTWEMHRRAIAQNRDLFTGNLLVCDMGGGTFDVSLCRIYGNNKVEVLYFDGQGDRGLESAGVAFDRRCVQQAYREKHGVTLDENSPEFMRLLAEFEAVKIGSHGRVTRKLLNCLKAPDIYDSQVIYVFGGGYSVTYAQVTEAFAAIAQGIEAVIHRLNHWFTQQNQTIDRLFLVGGFSQFLLVEKTIRNALGISQEDERFDRNFNITNSAYAISYGACLIANGLVDPTEKYVHSLGIVVDTINSEAEREERYITLVQGGRNLTELAQPQFADIPPLFTFHDEPLTLTLWVDPQSKGTRFKDMLPDIIKLPSSSPNDQWRVGMRVDRSQICYLVIADMLGKKRVEYELGNAIAKMFPGFVLIES is encoded by the coding sequence ATGGCAGAAAACAATGCAGGCTACAATGCAGGCTACAATATTGGCCTTGATTTTGGCACCACGAACTCGATTATTTCTTATCTCGGCACTACAGGGGAGCTAGAAGCGTTTCAGTATGGAGGTCCGAATGGGCATAAATATATTCCGTCTTTTATTACTTACGAAGATAATTTTATCGAGATTGGCACCGCCGCCCGGACGACTGCCGCGAATCATCCGACGGTGGAAAGTTATGGCAATTTTAAGATGCGGTTGCCCATCGTGGAGCCAGAGTTGTTGACATTGAGCGATCGCGCCGACTCAAATCGGACTGCGGTCAGCGTCACCTCAGATTATCTGCGGGAATTGTTGATTTCCCCAGAAAATCCCTACAGTTTTATGACCCAACAAGGGAGGATCGCCCGTTTAGTGGTGTCTGTCCCGGAAATTTGGCAACGGGATATTTACAACCGAGGTCGAGAATCTTTGCAAAAATTGATTCAAGATTTAGGATTGCCGTTAACTCAATTAGTCAGCGAACCTGTAGCGGCAGCGGCTTATTATACCTGGGAAATGCACCGACGGGCGATCGCTCAGAATCGCGATCTGTTCACCGGCAATTTACTGGTTTGTGACATGGGAGGCGGCACGTTTGATGTGAGTCTTTGTCGCATTTATGGCAACAATAAAGTGGAAGTGCTTTATTTCGATGGTCAAGGCGATCGCGGACTAGAATCGGCGGGGGTGGCTTTCGATCGCCGTTGCGTCCAACAAGCTTATAGGGAAAAACATGGGGTCACATTAGATGAAAATAGTCCCGAATTTATGCGCTTATTAGCGGAGTTTGAAGCGGTAAAAATTGGCTCTCATGGACGAGTTACCCGCAAACTGCTGAACTGCCTGAAAGCCCCGGATATTTACGACTCACAAGTGATTTATGTCTTTGGCGGCGGTTATTCCGTCACTTATGCTCAGGTGACGGAAGCATTTGCGGCGATCGCCCAGGGAATTGAAGCGGTAATTCACCGGCTGAACCATTGGTTTACCCAACAAAATCAAACCATTGACCGACTATTTTTAGTTGGGGGATTTTCTCAATTTTTATTAGTGGAAAAAACTATTCGCAATGCCCTGGGAATTTCTCAAGAAGACGAGCGCTTTGACCGCAATTTTAATATTACCAATAGTGCTTATGCTATTTCTTATGGTGCTTGTTTAATTGCCAATGGTTTAGTCGATCCCACGGAAAAATATGTGCATAGTCTGGGAATTGTCGTCGATACGATTAACTCGGAAGCAGAACGAGAGGAGCGATATATTACCCTAGTGCAAGGGGGCAGAAATTTAACGGAATTAGCTCAACCCCAGTTTGCCGATATTCCGCCGTTATTTACTTTCCATGATGAACCCTTGACCTTGACCCTTTGGGTCGATCCTCAGTCTAAAGGCACTCGGTTTAAAGATATGTTGCCGGATATTATCAAATTACCCAGTTCTAGCCCTAACGATCAATGGCGAGTGGGCATGAGGGTGGATCGATCGCAAATTTGTTATTTGGTGATTGCCGATATGTTAGGGAAAAAACGGGTGGAATATGAGCTAGGAAATGCGATCGCGAAAATGTTTCCCGGTTTTGTCTTAATTGAATCTTAG